acatacgtagTGATGCTGACTGACTTGCAAAAGGAAATGAAATGGGTCCTTCAGCCAAACAAGACGGGTACTTTTGAGGCACACACCATTTGGCCTTAAAACAATAAAACTGCCCAACATAATAAAAGGCAATAGTTGGTTAGAGAATGCGATAATTTGTGTGctaaaaataaacaacaaaaaaaacaaaaaaacagagAACAAGAATTTTAATTCATCTCTGAAATGAGAAGATTAAATTTTTTGATCTCCATACGCATAGTTTGGAGTAAATTTCCCTCTATTTTGTAAACTCGTTGTTCATACAATTATGAACGAAATTAAATTTACGCTCTTGTGAAGAATACATTTGAGTGTTTTTTAGTACAAATGAGAATAAACGAAACCTTAAAATAACGTATATTGCAGACACCAACGCATTTACATATACATAAGGGCGAAAAGAACAGAAACATACTCACATTTAATTAATTAGTTCGCAAATAAGTTCAATCTGAAAACatcttttttataatatttatgaaCCACAATAATAGTTATTAGTTGGTTTAAAATTTGGGTGTGATTTTACCTAAATTGCGAAAAACCTCACACAGAATCGGCATAAAAACTGCTAGTCCAACAAGACTAGGTTAGGCTGAATTTGCTGGTCTGTAGGGGCCTCATATAGACGTaatgagttcatagtgttaccagggCACAAGCAAAAAACTCATTTCCTCCTTCAATACGCACTTTCTACATCTTCTATCATTAACACCCTTTTTAAAAGCTTGTGACACTGAATGGCAGTGTCCAGTCGGAATACCCATCATAagcctacagtcccctcttttcaatGACAAGAGTAACTTGGTTAAGCTAAGGTTGTAAggttgcacatgatcttcgacattttgaagcttgatcgatcatgtgctgCCTTCGCCTTCTTTAATCTCGCCTAATCTGATGAATCTGAAGCGTTTAAGATGCAAGCTTCGAGCGATGCGCcatctgcattttcattttcatctattcccatatgccaagggacccaatataaatgtatgtttcTCCACCCCAGTCTCATCAATTCGCAGGACAATCTACGAGTGTACAGCCCTGGCAAATATCAAGTACCCAGCTCTGGGCGGTTTCGCGCTGTCCGATCTACGTTAGGTATCATAATGCTCCAGAAATGACATAAACCGGTGTACTGAACTAACAAAATAGTTCGAGTAAAAACAAGCTCAGTGGATAATAATTTTACATGATAACTAATTGGCTCCAGGTCGCCGGCCAGGAAGCATCGAAACCATCCAACCAATTAAACCAGTCAAATTAAACTCCAAGCgagaaaagtaaaataaaataataataataataataatggatAGGCGCGATAAACCTCCGACGCGACTTGGACAGAGCTTGTCTTTCATTTTGTAACGTACTACCTTAActcttttctacaaattggcaggacctacacatgtatgtatgaaaCAATGATGAGAAGTTTTTCATGATAGGAATACAGCCGGAACTCTTACTCTCAAGGGACAAGCCCATTTTGGAATCTTTTCATTCGTATGGTCGGCAAGCAAACTTTCtccataccacggtggccgccgttattCTATTTTCAGCACAAAACTTATTTAGGAATATAATTTGTATGCATTAGACATGTTGCTGATTTGTCTTTATTACACGCACTTTAATTCACAAGTGTTTGTGTAATAAGTAAAAAGCTAGCATTTAAAACAATCATCAGTCAATTAGCGActtccaaaaatttgaaaatattcacAATAACTGAATGCatgtgcacatacataaacatatgtagaacaatcaaaatatatttttattacaaagTCAGAGCGCgttgtaaccaaaaaaaaaatgtttttgttgtacAAAATTATTCTCGCTATAAGGCAGCAGGATACACGACGAGTCCTTTTACTATAAATTATTATTTCAAGAGTTGAGCGTTGTGCTCGAGTTTTTCTCTCGTTCACATTTGCTCTCGGCTAACAAAGTGAAATTTTGTCCTCTCACGACAAACAAAGAAACAGTTAGCCTATGGACACGTACATGGAGTGAAATAAAATACAAACTCTTCTACTCTCCAATTCTTCATTAACAAAATATATGCCACTTAGAGACTGTGTTACTTTGTACTATAAAAGGTTAGCTCAGTGCGTGAAACTTTTCAGTCTTCGAATAGAATGCCGATTTGCAGGACACGTAAACGTTAAAATATTGTAGACGTAACCGCAGCAAAACAGTTTACACGTACATATAAAAAGCAATTGGAATTATGTGAAAGAAAACTAGAAAATTGCGGTGTTGTAGTTTTTGAAAATTAATTGAAGTAGCTAAATTTAGTGAATCAAATAATAAGTAATTATTGTAATTGGCAGTAAAATCtgtgttttgttaaaaaattttatttcgggcGCGTCTTtctataaaaacaacaataaatttaaaaaaacaaaaacaacatcatACTTCACTTGATAAAAGCATCTGTAGCCGAGTAGCCGAAGTGTATATTTACTTACATAGATATTGTTGCAGTATCTACAAATTGAAACTATGTTAATATAAATGCTATGCCACGGCGCGAGTGACGAAAAACGTACGCGCAACTCTTggaaaacgaaagaaaattatttacaaaTTAATTTCGTTTGACTAAAAATTCATTATTCACATTTTGTGGTTAGCGAACTTAATTGGCAACGCGTATGCAAGAGTAGATAcacccgaaaaaaaaaaaataaaaatttccgagTGGATAGTGAGGCATTTTTGGAAGTGCTTTTCTAAAAGCTGAGTGTGATTGTGTGAATTTCGTGAACTTTCACGAGCTAAACGAACTGTAGTGTTTGCTGAAAATGGCCAAATAACAGCGAAAGGACTCACTCACAAAGCATCAAACCGACTAAAGAACGACACGAAAGCCTTAACGACGAAGTGCTCCAATTTTGTGCtcctaaattttttgttttggtatttCTTTGTGGGCGCACGGCTAATGGGCAAGATTAAATATAAATATCAGAAAACTTCGTGTAACGAGTAATAGCACCTAAATTTTCTGAAAGTAgagatttaaaataaaataaatgtttcacATATGTGACAGAGTGTTTGAATAATCCTtaccaacaaaaaatttaatgaaaagcaATGCGTGCCAATCTTGACTCGCTACAAGGAACAGTAAATGCTGAAAAGCATCAAAAAAAGGGTACAATAAATGTGGCAGTGTGAAGAGTGTGTGGCATACTTAAGTTGACAATGTATAAAATGtgcaaaacaacaataaatactAAAGAACTAAATATTTGAGGTCAAAAGTAACAATTATACCCTTACCTACCTTTAATTTCTCAAACCAAATCTTTGTATCACATTCCTATTAGTTCGTACTTTTGATATAATTGCACCTAAAACTAACTGTCACTGTTTCTCAAACACATCTAAAATGGCCAAATACTACTCTCAACAACAACAAACGACACATCAATTTTACCAAAATGCGACAATAGCAATTTTACTATTAACACTAATAGTTAGCGttaatatgcaacaacaacagcaattaaTGCAGCAAGCGCCTAGCATgcaacagcaacaaccacaacaacatgcTGCAACGCCAAAACAAGCTCAACAGAAGCAAACGGTGAGCCAGCAAGCTCATCAACAACACTCGAATGCCATTATGGGTGAAGCGGGCGTGACGCATTCGCAACTCAAGAAACCGACTATTGCTACACAATTTGGTGGTGCTAACTTGCAACCAGGCCTAGCAGGCGGTATGCTGGCAGGCATTGATGGTCAGCAGGATCCACGCTACGATGCTCCTGACGATTGCCACTTTCTACCAGCAGCAGGTCCTGATCATCCAGAAATCGCGCTCACATGTAATCTACGCACCGTCAATAGCGAATTCGATACAACCAATTTTAGCGTTATTCCTCCTGAGCATACGGTGGCGTTGCATGTTCTATGCAATGATGAAATTATGGCAAAAAGTTCATTGGAGGCGCGCTCCTTTTCACATTTGGTACGTTTGCAGGAGCTTTCAATACAATATTGCAAATTGGCTAAATTCAATCGTTATGTGCTTGAAGGCTTAACGCAGCTACGTAATCTTACACTGCGTACTAATAATATACTGTGGCCAACAATTAATTTTGAAATTGAGGCGAATGCGTTTGCGATGGTAAAGAATTTGGAACGATTGGATTTGTCATCGAACAACATTTGGTCACTGCCGGATAATATTTTTTGCGCATTGAACGGTTTGTCTTCGCTGAATATGAGTGAGAATCGCTTGCAAGATGTAAATGAGTTGGGTTTTCGCGATCACAGTAGAGATCAAGCGAATAGTGGCGGCGGCGCTGAGCATTCAACAGTTGCCACACCAGAGATCACCACAACTAAGCGCCAGCAATCGTCGAGTAGCGGTAGCACTAGTAGCTGCAGCTTGGACTTGGAAATTTTAGATGTATCCTATAACCATTTTGTACTATTGCCTGCCAACGGCTTTGGAATGCTACGTCGGTTACGCGTGTTACAAGGGAACAATAACGAGATTTCTATGATAGCTGATAAAGCTTTGAGTGGTTTGAAGAACTTACAAATAATCAATCTGGCTTCAAATAAAATAGTCGCATTGCCCTCTGAGCTGTTTGCCGAACAATCCGGTTCCATACAAGAAGTCTATTTACAAAACAATTCGATTAGTGTACTCTCACCAAAGCTTTTCTCAAATCTTGATCAACTGCAAGCACTTGACCTCTCACACAATCAGATAACTTCAACCTGGATCGATCGCAGCACTTTTGTTGGACTTATACGCCTCGTACTACTCAATCTCTCACACAATAAGCTTACAAAGCTGGAACCAGAAATCTTTACAGATCTATATACATTACAAATTCTCAATCTACGTCACAACCAATTGGAAAATATTGTTGCGGATACATTTGCACCAATGAACAACCTACATACTTTACTTCTATCTCATAATCGCCTCAAATATCTTGACGCCTACTCGCTTAATGGCCTGTATGTACTCTCGTTGTTATCGCTGGATAATAACGCACTAATAGGCGTACATCCTGATGCATTTCGAAATTGCAGCTCATTGCAAGATCTCAACCTCAATGGTAATCAACTGAAGACAGTACCGCTTGCTCTCAGGAATATGCGTTTGCTGCGTACTGTTGATCTTGGCGAGAATATGATTGCAGTGTTAGAGGAGAATGCTTTCAAAGGTTTGGGTAATCTCTATGGACTGCGTTTAATAGGCAATTATCTAGAGAATATAACAATGAATGCTTTTAAAGATTTGCCTAACCTGCAAATACTCAATCTGGCACGCAATCGTATAGCTGTTGTAGAACCCGGTGCTTTTGAGATGACTTCGAGTATACAAGCAATACGCTTGGATGGCAACGATCTCAGTGAAATTAATGGGCTTTTTAGTAATATGCCTTCGCTTTTATGGCTAAATATATCAGATAACCGTTTGGAACATTTCGATTATGCGCATGTACCCAATACTCTGCAGTGGCTTGATCTACACAAGAATCGGCTGGGAGAGCTTTCGAATCGTTTTAGTTTGGATACGCAAATTCGACTGCAAACATTGGATGCCAGCTTCAATCAAATTCAACGTATTTCACCTTCTTCAATACCAAACTCCATCGAATTGCTCTTCCTAAACGACAACCTCTTACACATCGTCGATCCCGACACCTTCATGCACAAGTCCAACTTGACACGAGTGGACCTCTACGCTAACCAAATTAGCACACTTGATATCAAGTCCCTTCGCATACTACCTGTGCATGAGTTACGCTCACTGCCAGAGTTCTACATTGGTGGTAATCCGTTCACATGCGATTGCAATATAGACTGGCTGCAAAAAATCAATCAAATCAAATCGCGTCAGTATCCGCGTATTATGGATTTAGAGACCATTTATTGCAAGTTGTTGAACAATCGTGAACGCGCTTATATACCACTCGTTGACGCGGAGCCAAAACATTTTCTCTGCACCTATAAGACACATTGTTTTGCTGTCTGCCATTGCTGTGAGTTTGACGCTTGTGACTGTGAGATGACCTGCCCCACCAACTGTATATGTTTCCACGATCAGACATGGTCAACAAACATTGTTGAGTGTTCTGGTGCTAGTTATACGCAAATACCACGAAAAGTTCCGATGGATACTACAGAGCTATATATTGATGGTAATAATTTTATCGAGCTGCCGGGACATACCTTTCTAGGGCGCAAAAATCTCGCAGTGCTTTATGTAAACAATTCGAATGTACAATATTTGCACAATACAACATTCAGTGGCTTGCGCAGATTGACAGTGCTTCATTTGGAAGACAATCGGATAGCTGAAGTGCGCGGCGATGAGTTTAACAACTTGGAAAATCTACGAGAGCTCTACTTGCAGAATAACCATATAACAAGCGTAGGGAACGTTAGTTTTCAAGCGCTTCGCAAGCTTGAAGTGCTACGCTTAGATGGAAATCGTTTAATGCATTTCGAGGTGTGGCAGCTGGCACATAATCCATATCTGGTCGAAATCGGTCTAGCAGATAATCAATGGAGCTGCGAATGTAGTTACTTAATGCGTTTCCGTACATACCTCGCACAGACGGCAGAGAAAATTGTCGACGCAGCACGTGTTTCATGTGTTTACAATAATGCTACCAGCGTTTTGCGTGAGAAAAACGGTACCAAGTGTACTCTGCGTGAAGATGAACTTACCACCTATGCACATGCCAGCGAAATTGAACAACTACTTCCACTGCTACTCGTCGCCACGTGTGCTTTCATTGGTTTCTTCGTACTCATTTTGGGTGTCTTCTGTTATCGACATGAACTTAAAATGTGGGCACATTCGAATTGTATAGTGAATATGTGCTATGCTGGACGTAACACGCTTGGTTTCGTTGAGTCAGTGGACAAAGAACGTCTTTGCGATGCATATTTCGCCTACAGCTTGCAAGATGAGCATTTCGTTAATCAAATATTGGCACAAACTCTTGAACATGACATTGGCT
The Eurosta solidaginis isolate ZX-2024a chromosome 5, ASM4086904v1, whole genome shotgun sequence DNA segment above includes these coding regions:
- the Toll-6 gene encoding toll-like receptor 6 codes for the protein MAKYYSQQQQTTHQFYQNATIAILLLTLIVSVNMQQQQQLMQQAPSMQQQQPQQHAATPKQAQQKQTVSQQAHQQHSNAIMGEAGVTHSQLKKPTIATQFGGANLQPGLAGGMLAGIDGQQDPRYDAPDDCHFLPAAGPDHPEIALTCNLRTVNSEFDTTNFSVIPPEHTVALHVLCNDEIMAKSSLEARSFSHLVRLQELSIQYCKLAKFNRYVLEGLTQLRNLTLRTNNILWPTINFEIEANAFAMVKNLERLDLSSNNIWSLPDNIFCALNGLSSLNMSENRLQDVNELGFRDHSRDQANSGGGAEHSTVATPEITTTKRQQSSSSGSTSSCSLDLEILDVSYNHFVLLPANGFGMLRRLRVLQGNNNEISMIADKALSGLKNLQIINLASNKIVALPSELFAEQSGSIQEVYLQNNSISVLSPKLFSNLDQLQALDLSHNQITSTWIDRSTFVGLIRLVLLNLSHNKLTKLEPEIFTDLYTLQILNLRHNQLENIVADTFAPMNNLHTLLLSHNRLKYLDAYSLNGLYVLSLLSLDNNALIGVHPDAFRNCSSLQDLNLNGNQLKTVPLALRNMRLLRTVDLGENMIAVLEENAFKGLGNLYGLRLIGNYLENITMNAFKDLPNLQILNLARNRIAVVEPGAFEMTSSIQAIRLDGNDLSEINGLFSNMPSLLWLNISDNRLEHFDYAHVPNTLQWLDLHKNRLGELSNRFSLDTQIRLQTLDASFNQIQRISPSSIPNSIELLFLNDNLLHIVDPDTFMHKSNLTRVDLYANQISTLDIKSLRILPVHELRSLPEFYIGGNPFTCDCNIDWLQKINQIKSRQYPRIMDLETIYCKLLNNRERAYIPLVDAEPKHFLCTYKTHCFAVCHCCEFDACDCEMTCPTNCICFHDQTWSTNIVECSGASYTQIPRKVPMDTTELYIDGNNFIELPGHTFLGRKNLAVLYVNNSNVQYLHNTTFSGLRRLTVLHLEDNRIAEVRGDEFNNLENLRELYLQNNHITSVGNVSFQALRKLEVLRLDGNRLMHFEVWQLAHNPYLVEIGLADNQWSCECSYLMRFRTYLAQTAEKIVDAARVSCVYNNATSVLREKNGTKCTLREDELTTYAHASEIEQLLPLLLVATCAFIGFFVLILGVFCYRHELKMWAHSNCIVNMCYAGRNTLGFVESVDKERLCDAYFAYSLQDEHFVNQILAQTLEHDIGYRLCLHYRDVDINAYVTDAIIEAVESAKQFILVLSKNFLYNEWTRFEYKSALHEMVKRRKRVIFILYGDIPQRDIDMDMRHYLRISTCIEWDDKKFWQKIRIAMPHLRKRPITGNCLTSRSGVNIYASAHEYQPAGVNAGGGLSNGRIGDGTGVIDKPHYNDCNNYATINDHNIAARGYAPIPTATAACKFNTLNELSHKMHKNDLLSNMGAGFGGGTGFSGGAKTLDHPHHIRPHHQHEYAVPAYVGTLSNGHVGSVNTPTYDSVDYAKQQKLNASNNCDNCSCGTQKRVTKGGLHPSFSSNFTPPPNGSVGGACYNSYNCKKPCNCGGRKHSAVASDDGITCRCGNSNNSAATKETVNAAQPTSIPAATTTTTATTGSNNTCSSNSSNNSHSSSATNSSNNSTSSAGSISRQPTEQLAHYESSLSLSESTALNGTVWA